A segment of the Bacillus licheniformis DSM 13 = ATCC 14580 genome:
TTTTAACGGAGAACGGCTTTATCGATCACCCCGAAGATTCGGCAAAAATGAAAAGCGCCGCCTGGATCGAACAGACTGCGCGGGGACATGCAAATGGCATCGCGCTCTGCCTCGGCCTGACGCAGCGCGAATTCCCCTTGTATAAAGTGACGATGGACGGGGGGCAAATCGGGGCTTACCAAGAAAAAGACGACGTTTTGAAAGTTATTTCTGCGAATTGGGACAGCTTTCAAAAAGCGGCTATTGAAAAAGGGTAGAAAGGGAAGAATCCATTTTGAAGCATTCAAAATGGATTCTTGACATTTAATGAGTCCGCATCTTTTTTCATTTGGGCGTAATGTTCCTTTCTGAACGCTCCCATCAGAATTTGAGCTGCTATACAAATCAATAAACCAGAATAATTGGTTCATCATAACACCATCATTTTCACGGAATCAGCATGCTGCCGGCCCAGAATCCGCCGATTGAGCCTGCCATTGTAAGCAGGATGTAAACCGCTGAAGCCTTTACCCGCTTTGCAGCCAAAAGCTGAACAGCTTCAACGCTGAACGTCGAAAATGTTGTGAAGCCTCCGAAAAATCCAGTTCCGACCACGATAGAGACCGTTTGATTGTCAATGCCGAGGCTTATGAATATGCCGAGAGCGAATGAGCCGAGAATATTGATCACCATCACGCTGACCGGAATGCGGGGGCGCGGAATCATCGCCATGAGCACATTGCCCAGCCAAAATCTCAAAACGGACCCGATTCCTCCCGCGATCATAAAAGCAGCTGCCATCATGATTGATACCGCTCCTTTTCTTTCCCCGCAGCTCCGCTGACCTTTTTGCCGATCACGATCCCCAAAAATGCGAAGCATACCCCGCAGGCAAGCGATGCCATCAAGTACAGAACTCCGATGTGAGCGGCCGATTGCAGCAGAAGTACGGTTTCTTTAGAAAAAGCGGACATTGTCGTATACCCGCCGCAAAACCCCGTCCCTAAGCATAATTGGACGAGCGGCTTTTTTGCCCGAGCCGCAAAAAAGCCTGTCAAAAGGCCGAGCAGAAGGCTTCCGGACGTGTTTTCAATAAAAGTCGGCCAAGGAAAAACGGCGGTGCCGCCGAGCAGATTGACTGCGTAGCGCAGCAGCGATCCGATGGCTCCCCCGATAAAAACGGCAACATATGATTTCATACTCTTCCTTCTTTCTCAAAAATAATCCGGGTAGTCGGTAATGATCCCATCGATTTTCCAGCTTTTGAGGCGGCTTCCCGTTTTCTGCCCGTTGACCGTCCAAGCCAGCGCCTTCAAATCACAGCTGTGAATCGATTTGATCAGAAAAGGGCTGATCATCGTAGCTTTCAGGCTGACGTATTGGGCAAACGAAGCGATTTGCCGCAGCCGGCCGCGCGGCAGCAATCCAAATCTCGGCCTGATCAAAACGGCAGTCTGAATCGAAGGATACATGTGATGAAACGCCCTCATGGCGCCGGCGTCAAACGACTGGACAATTGTGTTCATTGAACGGCCATACCGGCTGATCAGTTGTCCGGCCGCTTTTTCGATTCCGGGCTGGGTTTTGGACGACTTGATTTCGATGAGAAGGCCCGTCTTATTGTGATACTTCCTCAGAACAGCTTCAAGTGAAGGGATTTTTTCGCCTTGATATTCAGGGCCGAACCAGCTTCCTGCATCCAGCTGTTCGAGCTCATTCATCGTATACTCGCGAACGAAACCGGTACCGTTCGTCGTTCTGTCAACCTTGTCATCGTGGATGACGGCAAGTTTTCCATCCTTTGTAATCTGTATGTCGAGTTCGATAAAATCAGCCCCGAGCTCCACCGCTTTTTCAAAAGCGGCAAACGTATTTTCTGGGGCGTAAGCCGAGGCTCCGCGATGTGCGATAATATGCAAACATGTCAGCTCCTCTTGATAAAATCTTTCCATCACAAGGATACCCGATTTTGGCGATGCAAGTAAATCCTTTGACTAAAGCGGACAAAAGGCAGGGGGAAGAGATGTGCGACAAATTTCGGCAAAATGGTACAAAAGTATCATTTACTAAAAATTCTGATATTTTATAATGGACAAAAGGAGGCGAGATGATGGGTAAAGGGAGAATTAAAGTGGAAGAACGGATTAAGATCGAAACCGATGCTGAAATGTTTAAAGCGACTCTCCTTGATCAAACACAGTCTCAGAAGAAGAAATAGCGGTGTTGGCCCGTATCACGTTGTCTCTGGGAACAATAAAATAGAATGATCATCAGGCTGCCGAAGGTGTTCGGCGGCCTTTTATGCGTGGCATCGGTATTTTTGGCGTACAATAAAGTGAGAAATTTTTTGCTCGTTTTAGTATAATAAAAGCTTGATGAGTGAAATAAGGGAGAGAAAGCAATGTTCGAAAAGTATATGACAATGGATTTCGCTGCCGATATCGGGATCAGCATCGGTATCCTTCTTTTATTTTTCGCGTTTAGAAAAATATTTACGAAGTACTTATTCAACCTGATACTGAAATTGACGAATAAGACGAAAACGGACTTTTTCAATCAGGTGGTGCTGGCGTTTGAAAAGCCGGCCAGGTGGTTTTTTGCGATACTCGGTATTTATCTGGCGATTATTTATTCCCCGTTTTTTGAGGGGCATATGGGGATCGTTCATAAACTGTACAGAGTGTCCGTGATTTTGGTCATTGTAAGCGGCCTGTATAACTTAACGGCGGCTTCGTCTGTTTTATTCGATAAAATCAATAAGCGGCTTGAGCTTGATATGGATGATATTCTTGCGCCGTTTTTGTCCAAGATTCTCCGATTTATCATTGTAGCGCTTGGAATCAGCGTCATCGCCGGAGAGTTCAATTATGATGTCAACGGATTTGTTGCCGGACTCGGGCTCGGCGGATTCGCTTTTGCCCTTGCGGCAAAAGACACAGTCGGAAACTTTTTCGGCGGAGTTGTCATTATTATGGAGAAGCCTTTTACAATCGGCGATTGGATTGAAACGAAAATTGTCACAGGAACTGTTGAAGATATATCGTTCAGAAGCACGAAAGTCCGCACGGCCGGAGAGGCTCTCGTTACCGTTCCCAACTCTGTGCTGGCCAACGAAGCGATCATGAACTGGACGAAAATGCGAAAGCGTCAGGTCACCTTTACGCTCGAAATCGATCCGTCAACCCCGCGGGAGAAAGTCGAGCGGTGTGTGGAGCGTTTTAAAGAAATGCTCGAATCGCACGAAGGGGTCAACCCGGATGTCATTATGGTCAATTTCGATGTCCTGAAGGATACGCATTTAAGCATCTTCTTCAACTACTATACAAATACGACGGTCTGGGCCGAAAACTTGGACGTCAGACAGGATGTGAACTACCGCATTCTTGACATTATGAAAGAGGAGCAGGTTGATTTTGTTTCTCCGGGGCACAGCCTCTTTGAGTTGAAGAAAATGAAAGATCAGCAAGGAAATGCTTAGAAACAGTTTTTGAAGGGAGACAAGCCAAATGGAGGAAGAAGCCCTGAGATTTGCGGATATGATCGAAAATGCCGAGCGCATTACCGTTTTGACAGGCGCCGGTATGAGCACGGAATCAGGCATTCCTGATTTTCGTTCAGCCGGCGGCATATGGACGGAAGATCTGTCGAGAATGGAAGCGATGAGCCGTGATTATTACGAACGATATCCAAAATTGTTTTGGCCGAAGTTTAAAGAGCTTTTTCAAATGAAAATGACGGGAACTTATCGGCCGAATGACGGGCACCTTTATTTAGCCGAACTCGAGAAAAGCGGTAAGGATGTCAGGGTGTTCACGCAGAATATCGACGGGCTGCATCTTAAGGCGGGAAGCCGCCATGTATATGAACTGCACGGTTCGATTCAAACAGCCGCTTGCCCAAAATGCGGGGCGCGCTACGGTCTTGACCACATTCTTCAAGAAGAAGTGCCAAGGTGCAATCGCGTCAATGGCAAGGGGAGAGCATGCGGATTTATATTAAAAACGGATGTCGTGCTGTTCGGCGACGCCGTTCAGCATTTCGACACGCTTTTTGAAGTCCTCAACGAATCCGACCTGCTTCTGGTGATCGGCACTTCACTCGAAGTGGCGCCTGTCAGGTTTGTTCCTGAAGAAGCGCACCTGATCCCCGGTTTGAAGAAAGCCATGATCAATCTCGATGAAACGCCTTACGATCATTTATTCGACATTGTCATCAATCAAAAAATCGCCGAGTTTGTTCGGAAACTCAATCATTAAAAAGGAAGACGCTCCAGACCGGAGCGTCTTTTTTGATCTTCATCACAGTTTTTTATAATAAAAAACGGATGCATCGAGCCGGCCGTCTGCAGATTCCGCGTATTCAGGAATGCGTCCGGCTTCGGCAAAGCCGAGCGAAGCGTAAAGGAGGTTGGAGGGGTCTTTTTCCCTTGTATCCAGCACGAGAAGAGATCTGCCTTCCTGTTTCGCCCTGTCGATCGCTTTTTGCATTAACGATTTGGCGACGCCCTGCCGCCTGAAGGCGGGATCTGTCATTAACTTGCA
Coding sequences within it:
- the crcB gene encoding fluoride efflux transporter CrcB produces the protein MMAAAFMIAGGIGSVLRFWLGNVLMAMIPRPRIPVSVMVINILGSFALGIFISLGIDNQTVSIVVGTGFFGGFTTFSTFSVEAVQLLAAKRVKASAVYILLTMAGSIGGFWAGSMLIP
- a CDS encoding fluoride efflux transporter FluC gives rise to the protein MKSYVAVFIGGAIGSLLRYAVNLLGGTAVFPWPTFIENTSGSLLLGLLTGFFAARAKKPLVQLCLGTGFCGGYTTMSAFSKETVLLLQSAAHIGVLYLMASLACGVCFAFLGIVIGKKVSGAAGKEKERYQS
- a CDS encoding glycerophosphodiester phosphodiesterase, which gives rise to MHIIAHRGASAYAPENTFAAFEKAVELGADFIELDIQITKDGKLAVIHDDKVDRTTNGTGFVREYTMNELEQLDAGSWFGPEYQGEKIPSLEAVLRKYHNKTGLLIEIKSSKTQPGIEKAAGQLISRYGRSMNTIVQSFDAGAMRAFHHMYPSIQTAVLIRPRFGLLPRGRLRQIASFAQYVSLKATMISPFLIKSIHSCDLKALAWTVNGQKTGSRLKSWKIDGIITDYPDYF
- a CDS encoding YhdX family protein, coding for MGKGRIKVEERIKIETDAEMFKATLLDQTQSQKKK
- a CDS encoding mechanosensitive ion channel family protein; this translates as MFEKYMTMDFAADIGISIGILLLFFAFRKIFTKYLFNLILKLTNKTKTDFFNQVVLAFEKPARWFFAILGIYLAIIYSPFFEGHMGIVHKLYRVSVILVIVSGLYNLTAASSVLFDKINKRLELDMDDILAPFLSKILRFIIVALGISVIAGEFNYDVNGFVAGLGLGGFAFALAAKDTVGNFFGGVVIIMEKPFTIGDWIETKIVTGTVEDISFRSTKVRTAGEALVTVPNSVLANEAIMNWTKMRKRQVTFTLEIDPSTPREKVERCVERFKEMLESHEGVNPDVIMVNFDVLKDTHLSIFFNYYTNTTVWAENLDVRQDVNYRILDIMKEEQVDFVSPGHSLFELKKMKDQQGNA
- a CDS encoding NAD-dependent protein deacylase, whose product is MEEEALRFADMIENAERITVLTGAGMSTESGIPDFRSAGGIWTEDLSRMEAMSRDYYERYPKLFWPKFKELFQMKMTGTYRPNDGHLYLAELEKSGKDVRVFTQNIDGLHLKAGSRHVYELHGSIQTAACPKCGARYGLDHILQEEVPRCNRVNGKGRACGFILKTDVVLFGDAVQHFDTLFEVLNESDLLLVIGTSLEVAPVRFVPEEAHLIPGLKKAMINLDETPYDHLFDIVINQKIAEFVRKLNH